A single window of Salvia splendens isolate huo1 chromosome 8, SspV2, whole genome shotgun sequence DNA harbors:
- the LOC121746030 gene encoding translation initiation factor IF-2-like, which yields MGGVGTAPSEIPPAPVSHAEVQSEEGSPSATAPSETSVPDSAELDAVAAHYDSDPEERKKRASQEETTHEGSGKTERTPEEEPVSHEVEREEIDLNESAQKRSLMTDEEFDSILNQVGQAAEATASEAEGLDLASKAVGMSEETKGVSEPESPAYQLEEEEDNTITEAKETGTETAEPEVEASTLVAPQGAPQFCAMGEEAIPTGRSAAAREESTQEQRQERIEKAVDEIAEEHKQMRSEMTRLASVMEGILKESAGQTRQSQKQEALETIFTRLGEENHR from the exons ATGGGGGGcgtaggaaccgcacccagtgaaattccaCCTGCACCGGTCAGTCACGCAGAAGTACAATCGGAGGAGGGATCTCCCTCGGCGACCGCGCCATCGGAGAcctcggtaccagattcggcGGAGCTCGACGCTGTCGCTGCCCATTACGACTCCGACCCTGAGGAGCGTAAGAAAAGGGCCAGCCAAGAAGAGACAACCCATGAGGGGAGTGGCAAAACGGAGAGGACGCCCGAGGAGGAGCCGGTGTCTCATGAAGTGGAAAGGGAGGaaatagatctgaacgaatcagcccagAAGCGGTCGTTGATgacagatgaggagtttgatTCCATCTTGAACCAAGTAGGCCAAGCAGCGGAAGCTACTGCCTCggaggctgagggtctagacctcgcttcGAAGGCAGTAGGCATGAGCGAGGAAACAAAGGGAGTAAGTGAACCAGAAAGCCCGGCATACCAGttggaagaagaggaggacaATACGATTACGGAAGCCAAGGAAacaggaacagagacagcagAACCAGAGGTAGAAGCATCCACCCTAGTGGCACCTCAG ggcgcacCCCAATTCTgcgcaatgggagaagaagctataccgactgggagatcaGCAGCAGCCAGGGAGGAATCAACGCAAGAGCAGCGTCAAGAAAGGATAGAGAAGGCtgtggacgagatagcggaGGAACACAAACAGATGAGATCAGAAATGACACGGTTAGCATCAGTAATGGAAGGGATCCTGAAGGAGTCTGCAGGACAGACGAGGCAGAGTCAGAAGCAAGAAGCTTTGGAGACGATTTTTACCCGgctaggagaggaaaaccacCGGTGA
- the LOC121743291 gene encoding acyl-CoA--sterol O-acyltransferase 1-like, whose protein sequence is MEMGGELKKVLKYWMEGEITSFIKVWLSAYLSLTYCYIAAKLLRSSGARLAAFLPVVCLFIFLPLELHSVHLVGTTGFFLAWLATFKLLLLAFHRGPLSATPPLSLPRFLAVACLPIKLRQGNLYKKDTGRMHRSLLINYSVKGGLFVLMLKVYEYDDRIHPNLIKAIYSFHVYLCLELILAIAAAMARGMVGAELEPQFNEPYLSTSLQDFWGRRWNLMVTRILRPTVYLPVLGWSEGVVGREWAPLPAVVSTFVVSGAMHELIFFYLGRVRPTWEISLFFLLHGFGLAAEIVVKKAVDGRWRLPVPVAKVLTVAFVLVTALWLFFPPLMRCNGDERGLAEVAAVADFIKDVVRALTFTLNP, encoded by the coding sequence ATGGAAATGGGGGGAGAGCTGAAGAAGGTGCTAAAATACTGGATGGAAGGAGAAATCACAAGTTTCATCAAGGTATGGCTCTCCGCCTATCTATCTCTAACCTATTGTTACATCGCCGCCAAGCTGCTGCGGAGCTCCGGCGCCAGGCTGGCCGCGTTCCTCCCGGTGGTGTGCCTCTTCATCTTCCTCCCCCTCGAGCTCCACTCCGTGCACTTGGTCGGCACCACCGGCTTCTTCCTCGCCTGGCTCGCAACCTTCAAACTCCTCCTGCTCGCCTTCCACCGAGGCCCCCTCTCCGCCACTCcccctctctccctccccaGATTCCTAGCCGTTGCCTGTCTCCCAATCAAGCTCCGCCAAGGCAATTTATATAAGAAAGACACCGGAAGAATGCACAGATCACTGCTAATTAATTACAGCGTGAAGGGAGGTTTGTTTGTTCTGATGCTGAAGGTGTACGAGTACGACGATCGCATCCACCCCAATCTGATAAAGGCGATATACAGTTTCCACGTGTATCTATGCTTGGAGCTGATACTGGCGATCGCGGCGGCGATGGCGCGGGGCATGGTGGGGGCGGAGCTGGAGCCgcagttcaacgagccgtaccTGTCGACGTCGCTGCAGGATTTCTGGGGGCGGCGGTGGAACCTCATGGTAACGCGAATACTGCGCCCCACGGTATACCTGCCCGTGCTGGGGTGGTCGGAGGGGGTCGTGGGGAGGGAGTGGGCCCCGCTGCCAGCTGTGGTGTCGACCTTCGTTGTTTCGGGAGCTATGCACGAGCTTATATTCTTCTACTTGGGCCGCGTGAGGCCCACGTGGGAGATCAGTTTGTTTTTCCTGCTGCACGGCTTCGGTTTGGCGGCCGAGATTGTTGTGAAGAAGGCGGTCGATGGCAGGTGGCGCTTGCCTGTGCCGGTGGCGAAGGTGCTGACCGTTGCATTCGTGTTGGTGACGGCGCTGTGGCTGTTTTTCCCGCCGCTGATGCGGTGTAATGGGGATGAGAGGGGGCTTGCTGAGGTGGCAGCCGTCGCCGATTTTATCAAGGATGTCGTTCGAGCTCTAACTTTCACACTCAATCCGTAG
- the LOC121746032 gene encoding uncharacterized protein LOC121746032: MIFLDRFFPASKTSALKREITEARQEYDEPVGQYWDWFQGLLQACPNHKMKEKEIYSVFYSGLTMDSKNELNLAAQGEFSKTSFSQAKNILERLIEAKRSYETSRGQYRRGTGGDWEYQHQVPQFSNQGRQSNNQMVNYVPEYQRGNQQPQGNSPYFQGSQQNHFPQNKPEQYGPSGYYQQGHGGGQFNQRYNRQQIEGSEDLMIPHRPHDAMREIQETQKEQRAALEMLTKQLSQVALTLGELRGNEGKIPATVQPTTGRENVNAIALRSEGVIQNSAASFPAPRPSHNESLESSTLDQVTKEKESYTRKKDTEKGRMVEAEKVTGVIQPSDLPPKKTDPRVFTLPISIREVLMEQAMCDLGASINVMPYSMYEKLGEEKLVETDMVIQLANGSCIYPEGILEDELVKVNKFMYPADFFVIKTTKPGAEESVGILLGRPFLSTASTVIDVLQGTMKLSFNGEHLTFKVDKAVRKPQDSESIQTVEAISPRKQKYPEKKSFKEPPSGSTEGEQLKREAAEWFDTTMTGEMDDQAIRRAIMKFC, encoded by the exons atgatattccttGACCGCTTCTTTCCAGCATCAAAGACGAGTGCCCTCAAACGGGAGATTAccgaagccagacaggagtacgatgaacCCGTTGGCCAGTACTGGGACTGGTTCCAAGgtttgcttcaagcatgccccaatcACAAGATGAAGGAGAAGGAAATTTACTCTGTTTTCTACAGTGGACTCACTATGGATAGCAAGAACGAgctcaacctcgcagctcaaggggaaTTCTCAAAAACCTCATTCAGCCAAGCCAAAAACATCCTGGAGCGGCTTATTGAAGCCAAGAGGTCGTACGAGACATCACGAGGACAGTATAGAAGAGGAACA GGAGGAGACTGGGAGTACCAGCACCAAGTCCCTCAGTTTAGCAATCAGGGAAGGCAGTCGAACAATCAAATGGTGAATTATGTCCCAGAGTACCAAAGAGGAAATCAGCAACCCCAAGGGAACTCACCGTACTTCCAAGGGAGCCAGCAAAATCATTTCCCCCAGAACAAACCGGAGCAGTATGGACCTTCCGGCTactaccagcaaggccatggaggaggccaATTTAATCAGAGGTATAACAGGCAGCAAATTGAAGGTTCAGAAGATTTGATGATCCCGCATCGACCCCATGATGCAATGCGAGAGATACAAGAAACCCAGAAGGAACAGAGGGCTGCACTCGagatgcttacaaagcagttatctcaggtcgcccTGACACTAGGCGAGCTGAGAGgcaatgaaggaaagattccggctacagtgcaGCCAACCACtgggcgagagaatgtcaatgcaATCGCTCTAAGATCGGAAGGGGTTATTCAAAACTCAGCTGCAAGTTTCCCAGCGCCCAGACCCAGTCATAACGAAAGCCTTGAGTCTAGcacccttgatcaagtcacaaaagaaaaagagtCTTACACCCGTAAGAAGGATACTGAAAAGGGAAGGATGGTCGAAGCAGAAAAAGTGACCGGTGTgatccaacctagtgatcttcCACCAAAGAAGACTGACCCAAGGGTATTTACGCTTCCAATCTCCATTAGAGAAGTCCTAATGGAGcaagcaatgtgcgacctaggggcttccatcaatgtTATGCCATATTCTATGTATGAAAAGCTGGGTGAAGAAAAGCTAGTCGAAACCGATATGGTGATACAGCTGGCAAATGGAtcttgcatttaccccgagggaATTCTAGAAGATGAACTTGTCAAAGTAAATAAGTTTATgtaccccgccgacttcttcgtcataaagACGACAAAGCCGGGAGCGGAAGAGTCTGTTGGCatccttttgggaaggccattcTTATCCACAGCCAGCACAGTCATCGACGTCCTCCAGGGGACGATGAAACTGAGTTTTAATGGAGAACATCTTACATTCAAAGTTGATAAAGCTGTGAGAAAGCCACAGGACAGCGAGAGCATTCAAACAGTAGAGGCTATCAGCCCTCGGAAACAAAAGTATCCAGAAAAGAAATCCTTCAAAGAACCACCCTCTGGTTCCACTGAAGGTGAACAGCTCAAGAGAGAGGCAGCAGAATGGTTTGATACGACGATGACTGGAGAAATGGACGATCAAGCCATTAGAAGGGcaattatgaaattttgttaA